A DNA window from Chlamydia felis Fe/C-56 contains the following coding sequences:
- a CDS encoding helix-turn-helix domain-containing protein, with product MECIQHESCFDLDDREDAQPVEAQEGTEMVSITQAAKLHNVTRQAIYVAIKQKKLKASKTTRWEIDLKDLEDYRRNRYSRKKSLYQGELLFDNEKGYYSVNQVADILGIPVQKVYYATRTGTMRGERKGAAWVVNQSEIERYKREYLSKQTAKKMKDTEVVESTTANLEDTVSSGTLLFENN from the coding sequence ATGGAATGCATACAACATGAAAGCTGTTTCGATTTAGACGACAGAGAAGATGCACAGCCAGTGGAAGCACAAGAGGGAACCGAAATGGTTTCTATCACGCAAGCTGCAAAATTGCACAATGTGACACGTCAAGCGATTTATGTGGCGATCAAACAAAAGAAACTAAAGGCTTCTAAAACAACTCGATGGGAAATAGATCTTAAGGATTTGGAAGACTACAGACGTAACCGTTATTCGAGGAAGAAATCTCTTTATCAAGGAGAGCTGCTCTTTGATAACGAAAAGGGATACTATTCTGTAAATCAAGTGGCTGATATTTTAGGAATTCCGGTGCAAAAAGTTTACTATGCTACGCGTACAGGAACTATGCGAGGAGAACGCAAAGGCGCTGCTTGGGTTGTCAATCAATCAGAGATAGAAAGATATAAGAGAGAGTATTTAAGCAAGCAAACAGCAAAGAAAATGAAGGATACTGAGGTTGTTGAATCTACTACAGCTAATCTAGAAGATACTGTTTCTTCTGGAACCCTCTTGTTTGAGAACAATTAG